From Camelus dromedarius isolate mCamDro1 chromosome 12, mCamDro1.pat, whole genome shotgun sequence, the proteins below share one genomic window:
- the FAM181B gene encoding protein FAM181B gives MAVQAALLSTHPFVPFGFGGSPDGLGGAFGALDKGCCFEDEETGTPAGALLAGAEGGDVREATRDLLSFIDSACSNIKLALDKPGKSKRKVNHRKYLQKQIKRCSGLMGTAPPGPPSPCASDTPAKRPLVAAGAQTVAVPAHGKAAPRREASQAAAAASLQSRSLAALFDSLRHVPGGAESAGATVAAPAAGLGRAGAGGAGGDAAGPAGGPLVPGARKVPLRARNLPPSFFTEPSRAGGGVCGPSGPGVSLGDLEKGAEAVEFFELLGPDYGAGTETGVLLAAESLDVFPTGAAALRGPPELEPGLFEPPPAMVGSLLYPEPWSAPGCPPTKKPPLAAPRGGLTLNEPLRPLYPAAADSPGGEDGPGLLATLAPFFSDCALPPPPLPQQVSYDYSAGYSRTAYSSLWRADGVWEGASGEEGAHRD, from the coding sequence ATGGCAGTCCAAGCGGCGCTTCTCAGCACGCACCCCTTCGTCCCGTTCGGTTTCGGGGGCTCCCCGGACGGGCTGGGGGGCGCGTTTGGAGCCCTGGACAAGGGTTGCTGTTTCGAGGACGAGGAGACCGGGACGCCGGCGGGCGCGCTGCTGGCTGGCGCCGAGGGCGGGGACGTGCGCGAGGCCACCCGCGACCTGCTCAGCTTCATCGACTCGGCGTGCAGCAACATCAAGCTGGCGTTGGACAAGCCTGGCAAGTCTAAGCGGAAGGTGAACCACCGCAAGTACCTGCAGAAGCAAATTAAGCGCTGCAGCGGCCTCATGGGCACCGCGCCCCCGGGCCCGCCCTCCCCGTGCGCCTCCGACACGCCCGCCAAGCGGCCGCTCGTCGCCGCCGGCGCCCAGACAGTCGCGGTCCCAGCCCACGGGAAGGCGGCCCCCCGGCGGGAGGCGTCGCAGGCCGCTGCGGCGGCCAGCCTGCAAAGCCGCAGCCTGGCCGCGCTCTTCGACTCGCTGCGCCACGTCCCCGGAGGCGCCGAGTCGGCGGGGGCTACAGTAGCGGCGCCGGCGGCCGGGCTCGGCAGAGCAGGCGCTGGGGGTGCAGGAGGGGACGCGGCCGGCCCCGCGGGGGGTCCATTGGTCCCTGGCGCCAGGAAGGTCCCGCTGCGGGCCCGCAATCTGCCCCCGTCCTTTTTCACCGAGCCGTCCCGGGCAGGCGGCGGCGTGTGCGGCCCGTCGGGGCCCGGCGTGAGCTTGGGAGACCTGGAGAAGGGCGCCGAGGCGGTGGAGTTCTTCGAGCTGCTGGGGCCCGACTACGGCGCCGGCACCGAGACGGGCGTCTTGCTCGCCGCGGAGTCCTTAGATGTGTTCCCCACCGGAGCCGCTGCCCTGCGGGGACCCCCGGAGCTGGAGCCCGGCCTCTTTGAGCCGCCGCCGGCGATGGTGGGGAGCCTCCTGTACCCTGAGCCCTGGAGCGCCCCGGGCTGCCCCCCAACCAAGAAGCCGCCCTTAGCTGCCCCCCGCGGTGGCTTGACCTTGAACGAGCCCTTGCGCCCCCTGTACCCCGCGGCCGCGGACTCCCCAGGCGGGGAGGACGGGCCTGGCCTTTTGGCCACTCTCGCCCCCTTCTTCTCAGACTGCGCTCTGCCCCCGCCGCCGCTGCCCCAACAGGTGTCCTACGACTACAGCGCGGGCTACAGCCGCACCGCCTACTCAAGTCTTTGGAGAGCCGACGGGGTTTGGGAAGGGGCGTCCGGGGAGGAGGGGGCGCACCGGGACTGA